In Thermodesulfobacteriota bacterium, a single genomic region encodes these proteins:
- a CDS encoding site-specific integrase, producing RFLLNMLQKWMGHAKMETTAIYANAVGAQQHDIAARMWR from the coding sequence CCGCTTTCTACTTAACATGCTTCAGAAGTGGATGGGGCACGCCAAAATGGAAACAACGGCTATCTATGCCAATGCCGTCGGGGCTCAACAACATGATATTGCCGCCCGTATGTGGCGTTGA
- a CDS encoding type II toxin-antitoxin system RelE/ParE family toxin, which produces MVDAQPRPIEWLGDSLERVRDFPVEVRKDVGSAVYDVQMGVTPPAARHFKGVGSGVYVLHAFQKKAPKGIKTAKHDVNLTKRPYKEALEKEKQK; this is translated from the coding sequence TTGGTTGATGCACAACCTCGGCCCATTGAATGGTTGGGAGATTCACTCGAACGGGTGAGGGATTTCCCTGTAGAGGTGAGAAAAGATGTTGGTTCCGCGGTTTATGATGTGCAAATGGGCGTGACCCCTCCGGCTGCAAGACATTTTAAAGGCGTGGGAAGCGGGGTTTATGTTCTTCACGCCTTTCAGAAGAAAGCGCCGAAAGGCATTAAAACCGCAAAACACGACGTTAACTTGACTAAACGCCCCTATAAAGAGGCGCTGGAAAAGGAGAAACAGAAATGA
- a CDS encoding helix-turn-helix transcriptional regulator → MSRKKIDIVKVHSTEHAHFAENVFADLGLDDADELLTRAKLGHTIRMILKKKGLKQRAIADLLKIDQAEVSKLMNGKYHLFSEGRLFGFLNKLDRKVTVQISTLKKDDNPQEVVFA, encoded by the coding sequence ATGAGCAGAAAGAAAATAGATATTGTCAAAGTCCACAGTACCGAACATGCACATTTCGCCGAAAATGTGTTCGCCGATCTCGGCCTGGATGATGCAGATGAATTGTTGACCCGTGCCAAGCTGGGCCATACAATCCGCATGATTTTGAAAAAGAAGGGTTTGAAACAGCGCGCCATTGCCGACCTGCTCAAAATCGACCAGGCGGAAGTATCGAAGCTGATGAACGGCAAGTATCACCTGTTTTCGGAGGGGCGGCTGTTTGGTTTTCTGAACAAGCTCGACCGGAAAGTGACGGTGCAGATTTCCACACTGAAAAAAGACGATAACCCGCAGGAAGTCGTTTTTGCCTGA
- the bioB gene encoding biotin synthase BioB — MSGEIIQFVRKKLLDNKEPITFDEAYGLALLGEEHLLDLVSLSYKVMGEYKEKAIHLCAIISAKTGNCPEDCAFCAQSIHSEAPMSVSSIIDPSLILKSAKEAEKSGATEFCIVTSGKGPDKKTFRKVIDAVDLIHRYTNLSIGCSLGILTEEQATLLSKAGVNRYNHNLETSRSFFPHICTTHSYEERVKTATLVKEKGMELCCGGILGMGESREQRVELAFELRDLDPALVPINFLNPRPGTALATKSPLTPIEAIKSIALFRLILPQSILICAGGREVVLRELQPLALLAGANGLITGNYLTTQGRSTEEDLQMLRDLNMPTVKLN, encoded by the coding sequence ATGAGCGGAGAAATAATACAGTTTGTAAGGAAAAAACTACTGGACAACAAAGAGCCTATAACTTTTGATGAGGCTTACGGACTAGCTCTTCTTGGCGAGGAGCACCTACTTGACCTGGTCAGTCTTTCTTATAAGGTTATGGGGGAATATAAGGAAAAAGCTATCCATTTGTGTGCCATTATAAGTGCAAAAACGGGGAATTGTCCTGAGGACTGCGCTTTTTGTGCCCAATCCATTCACAGTGAGGCACCAATGTCTGTTTCCTCAATTATCGATCCCTCTCTTATACTCAAGTCAGCAAAAGAGGCCGAAAAGTCTGGAGCCACTGAGTTTTGTATTGTAACAAGTGGTAAGGGACCGGACAAAAAAACCTTTAGAAAGGTTATCGATGCTGTCGATCTAATCCACCGCTATACCAATCTTAGTATCGGATGTTCCCTTGGGATATTAACAGAAGAACAAGCAACACTTCTTTCGAAAGCAGGAGTAAACCGCTATAATCATAATCTTGAAACATCGCGAAGCTTCTTTCCTCATATTTGTACTACTCACAGCTATGAAGAACGTGTTAAGACTGCAACTTTGGTGAAGGAAAAAGGAATGGAGCTATGTTGCGGGGGGATCCTGGGCATGGGAGAATCACGTGAACAAAGAGTTGAGCTTGCCTTTGAACTTCGAGATCTCGATCCTGCTTTAGTGCCTATAAACTTTCTTAATCCACGTCCTGGAACTGCTTTAGCTACGAAGTCTCCACTCACACCGATCGAAGCGATAAAAAGTATAGCCCTATTTAGGCTTATCCTTCCGCAAAGTATTCTAATATGTGCAGGAGGAAGAGAGGTTGTCCTTAGAGAACTTCAGCCTTTGGCTTTGCTTGCCGGTGCCAACGGCCTGATAACGGGGAATTATCTTACAACACAAGGACGTTCAACCGAAGAAGACTTGCAGATGCTTAGGGATTTAAATATGCCTACGGTGAAACTTAACTGA
- the cdd gene encoding cytidine deaminase translates to MEISKDLSSDERTKLLQVAREALKNAYAPYSELRVGAAVLTEKENIFSGCNIENASYGLTICAERTAIFSAVAKEGGDNMKIRAICVVNDKDSTCSPCGACRQVIYEFGPNAIVIFRGRDGLVSAHATELLPDGFVSYHRSN, encoded by the coding sequence TTGGAGATTTCTAAAGACCTTTCGTCGGATGAACGGACTAAACTTCTACAGGTAGCCCGTGAAGCTTTAAAGAACGCGTATGCTCCGTATTCAGAGCTTCGAGTAGGTGCGGCGGTTTTAACTGAAAAGGAGAATATATTCTCTGGGTGTAACATCGAGAACGCTTCATATGGCCTCACTATCTGCGCTGAGCGCACGGCAATCTTTTCTGCTGTTGCAAAAGAAGGCGGAGATAACATGAAGATCCGAGCGATTTGTGTTGTGAACGATAAAGATAGTACCTGTTCCCCCTGCGGCGCATGCAGACAGGTAATCTACGAGTTTGGGCCAAATGCGATTGTTATCTTTAGAGGCCGTGATGGGCTGGTAAGCGCGCATGCTACTGAGCTTTTGCCGGATGGCTTCGTTTCTTACCATCGATCAAATTGA
- the grxD gene encoding Grx4 family monothiol glutaredoxin, protein MSEDIMKKIQSQIDQNKVILYMKGTKEVPQCGFSARVVQIINSYDVPFETVDVLADPEIRQGIKDYSDWPTIPQLFINGKFIGGCDICMEMDERGELEPLLREGVGKTID, encoded by the coding sequence ATGTCTGAAGATATTATGAAAAAAATTCAATCACAGATTGACCAGAATAAAGTAATACTCTATATGAAGGGTACAAAGGAAGTTCCCCAGTGCGGCTTTTCAGCCCGAGTGGTACAGATAATCAACTCTTATGACGTACCCTTTGAAACTGTAGATGTTCTTGCCGACCCGGAGATAAGGCAGGGCATAAAAGATTACTCTGACTGGCCCACCATACCGCAACTGTTTATAAACGGGAAATTCATAGGCGGCTGCGATATATGTATGGAGATGGACGAGAGGGGTGAACTCGAGCCACTCTTGAGAGAAGGCGTTGGGAAAACGATAGACTAA
- a CDS encoding BolA family protein, producing MDPEEIKVLIEKGLPSSTVAVQGDGTHFEAIVVSRDFEGKSLIEQHQIVYNALGDAMKEQIHALSLKTYTPQQWERKQNKE from the coding sequence ATGGACCCAGAAGAAATAAAGGTCTTGATAGAAAAGGGGCTACCCAGTTCTACCGTAGCTGTTCAGGGTGATGGTACTCATTTCGAAGCCATTGTTGTTTCTCGGGATTTTGAGGGTAAGAGCCTGATCGAGCAACATCAGATAGTCTATAACGCCCTCGGTGATGCAATGAAAGAACAAATACACGCCCTTTCTCTGAAAACCTACACACCTCAACAGTGGGAAAGAAAACAAAATAAGGAGTAA
- a CDS encoding penicillin acylase family protein has product MRKLKWPVLVIVVLTASVVISIYSIVRKTRPTLEGSLVVAGLASPVKVVRDIHAIPHIFAENSRDLFFAQGFVTAQDRLWQMDLTRRIALGRLSEILGEQTVEMDYFLRALEIGELAKKIYGYLDNETKSELLAFADGVNGFIDSGKKPIESLILRYKIEPWNPTDSISIHLLSALDLSINMDEEIFMYQALKVLGEEKAKGLFNGLQEKAFRGMQNMKKGMKIDSDFMNGYRISKQRFGLFSGRGASNGWVVDGTKSESGKPMLANDPHLRIQIPSVWYEVHLKAPGINVIGATFPGTPYVIIGHNEKVAWGFTDSMADRVDLFIEKLNPDDTTKYWFEDHWEDIKTKKPEIRVKKNSGYKTLAKEINYTRHGPIINPFREGLEDILSMKWSAGEVMDRTLIGLSKLNRSRNVGEIISGGKYGKIYTENMIFADVDGNIGYQLIGGIPIRLKGSGKFPVPGWSGEYEWRGFIPDEALPYSLNPSSHFVVTANNKLIGDDYLYLISNSYASPYRGQRIIALLNEKDRLSIKDFAKMQADVYSLPARLFVQSIRGVETNDPDVKWALDELSNWDFDVTSKSITALLYEVTRFYLLRNTFEDELGEIFPRFLDNLEFNHKFVDGVVADPGAVWWDNVGSEEIETREDIVLKSINDALGDIKGKLGEKGVNWAWGAIHKYKFEHPLGKVRILNHIFDPKPMPAGGDRDTINNSSFSYESPFGVNWISSYRVIVDLSEMGKAISMNSTGQSGDPLSKFYADNIRKWARVEYKTLFFDKESIERNNWKQLWLVPQSSIN; this is encoded by the coding sequence ATGCGGAAATTAAAATGGCCAGTTTTGGTGATAGTCGTATTGACTGCTTCTGTTGTTATCTCTATTTATTCCATAGTTAGAAAGACTCGGCCGACTCTCGAAGGCTCGCTAGTAGTTGCAGGCCTTGCTTCCCCTGTAAAGGTCGTTAGGGATATTCACGCAATTCCACACATATTTGCTGAAAATTCCCGCGATCTGTTTTTTGCTCAGGGTTTTGTGACGGCGCAGGACCGACTCTGGCAGATGGATCTAACCAGAAGGATTGCTCTTGGAAGGCTATCTGAGATACTTGGTGAGCAAACCGTAGAAATGGATTATTTCTTAAGGGCATTAGAAATAGGTGAGCTGGCAAAAAAAATCTATGGCTACCTGGATAATGAGACAAAATCTGAACTTTTAGCTTTTGCAGATGGGGTAAACGGTTTTATAGATTCGGGGAAGAAACCAATCGAATCATTAATCTTAAGGTACAAAATCGAGCCATGGAATCCGACTGATAGTATATCGATCCATCTGCTTTCCGCCCTTGATCTTTCTATTAATATGGATGAAGAGATATTTATGTATCAGGCTCTTAAGGTGCTAGGGGAGGAGAAGGCAAAGGGTCTCTTCAATGGTCTTCAGGAAAAGGCATTCAGGGGTATGCAAAACATGAAGAAAGGCATGAAGATAGATTCTGATTTTATGAATGGATACAGAATTTCCAAGCAGAGATTTGGGCTTTTCAGCGGACGTGGGGCCAGCAACGGCTGGGTTGTAGACGGTACCAAATCGGAGAGCGGAAAGCCCATGCTTGCCAACGATCCCCACTTAAGAATACAGATTCCTTCAGTCTGGTACGAAGTTCATCTAAAAGCACCGGGAATTAATGTTATAGGAGCCACATTTCCAGGTACGCCCTATGTAATAATTGGGCATAACGAGAAGGTAGCATGGGGATTTACTGATTCAATGGCCGATAGAGTAGATCTATTTATAGAAAAGCTCAACCCTGATGACACTACCAAGTATTGGTTTGAGGATCATTGGGAAGATATAAAAACAAAGAAGCCTGAGATAAGGGTTAAAAAAAATTCTGGTTATAAAACTCTTGCGAAAGAGATAAATTACACCAGGCATGGTCCGATCATAAACCCTTTTAGGGAAGGACTCGAAGATATTCTTTCTATGAAATGGAGCGCCGGTGAGGTTATGGATCGGACACTCATCGGGCTTTCAAAGTTGAACAGGTCTAGAAATGTGGGGGAAATAATTTCAGGAGGTAAATATGGAAAGATCTACACCGAAAACATGATATTTGCCGATGTGGATGGTAATATCGGTTATCAACTCATCGGTGGGATTCCTATCAGACTAAAAGGAAGCGGTAAGTTTCCCGTTCCAGGCTGGTCCGGGGAATACGAGTGGAGGGGTTTTATTCCGGATGAAGCTCTTCCATATTCACTCAACCCATCTTCACATTTCGTAGTTACTGCAAACAACAAGTTAATAGGAGATGATTATCTATATCTAATTTCAAACTCGTATGCCTCACCCTATCGCGGTCAAAGGATAATTGCCCTACTCAATGAAAAAGATAGACTGTCAATTAAGGATTTCGCAAAGATGCAGGCTGACGTGTACTCTCTACCAGCCAGGTTATTTGTCCAGAGCATAAGGGGAGTAGAAACTAATGATCCTGACGTTAAATGGGCATTAGACGAACTTTCAAATTGGGATTTTGACGTAACCAGCAAGAGTATAACTGCCCTATTATATGAAGTGACGAGGTTTTATCTTCTGAGAAATACGTTTGAAGATGAATTAGGAGAAATTTTTCCAAGATTTCTGGACAACTTGGAATTTAATCATAAATTTGTGGATGGTGTCGTTGCGGATCCCGGTGCAGTATGGTGGGACAACGTGGGTTCTGAAGAGATAGAAACAAGAGAAGATATTGTCTTAAAGAGTATAAACGATGCCCTCGGGGATATTAAAGGAAAACTCGGAGAGAAAGGGGTAAATTGGGCATGGGGTGCTATCCACAAATACAAGTTCGAACATCCTCTAGGGAAGGTTAGGATTCTGAATCATATATTCGACCCAAAGCCCATGCCGGCCGGAGGGGATAGGGATACAATCAACAATTCCTCCTTCAGTTATGAAAGTCCATTTGGAGTAAATTGGATTTCCTCCTATAGGGTGATTGTGGATTTATCAGAAATGGGTAAAGCCATTTCAATGAACTCAACCGGGCAATCGGGTGATCCTCTGAGCAAGTTCTATGCTGACAATATTAGAAAATGGGCACGCGTGGAGTATAAGACTTTGTTTTTTGACAAGGAGAGTATTGAGAGAAACAATTGGAAGCAACTTTGGTTGGTGCCTCAATCAAGCATAAACTAG
- a CDS encoding Lrp/AsnC ligand binding domain-containing protein, which translates to MMAASSYVLINLSGPQTKNAVNKIKRIKGVKSAHIIAGPYDLVAFVEGKTEKEIGDLVISKIRKTQGVTNTVTCFVVA; encoded by the coding sequence ATGATGGCTGCGAGCTCATATGTACTGATAAATTTGTCTGGGCCACAGACAAAAAATGCGGTTAACAAGATTAAGAGGATAAAGGGTGTGAAGTCTGCTCACATCATCGCGGGTCCTTATGATCTTGTAGCTTTTGTGGAAGGTAAGACTGAGAAGGAAATCGGTGATCTTGTGATATCAAAGATTAGAAAGACGCAAGGTGTTACAAATACGGTGACATGCTTTGTAGTGGCTTAG
- a CDS encoding CBS domain-containing protein, with translation MKVKEIMTTPVIVGNEENTLEEIAHIILDNKIGCVPIVGKDGKMVGIITETDFMVKERCVPFSRFNAPQLFGKWMPEEGVEQAYKTARELVAKDIMSKRVVSVTEEDGVDEVIKKMLKHDYNHIPVMRDGVPVGIVTRHDILKMTLDKELV, from the coding sequence ATGAAGGTTAAGGAAATTATGACGACTCCTGTTATAGTGGGTAATGAGGAGAATACATTAGAAGAAATCGCTCACATAATACTGGATAATAAAATAGGTTGTGTCCCGATTGTTGGAAAGGATGGAAAGATGGTAGGGATAATAACGGAGACTGATTTTATGGTAAAAGAACGCTGTGTTCCTTTTTCCAGGTTCAATGCTCCTCAGTTATTTGGTAAGTGGATGCCTGAAGAAGGTGTCGAGCAAGCTTATAAAACCGCAAGGGAATTGGTGGCGAAAGATATCATGAGCAAGCGTGTTGTGAGTGTTACCGAAGAGGATGGGGTTGATGAAGTAATAAAAAAAATGCTCAAGCATGATTACAATCACATACCGGTAATGCGCGACGGGGTCCCTGTCGGAATTGTG